A portion of the Suricata suricatta isolate VVHF042 chromosome 11, meerkat_22Aug2017_6uvM2_HiC, whole genome shotgun sequence genome contains these proteins:
- the LOC115272173 gene encoding olfactory receptor 688-like, which translates to MDTTLSITNSSRLQVSEFILMGLPGIHEWQHWLSLPLALLYILALGANTLILITIQHEPSLHQPMYQFLGILAIVDIGLATTIMPKILAILWFDAKIISLPECFAQIYAIHTFMAMESGIFLCMAVDRYVAICYPLRYPSIVNEAFVIKATLSMVLRNGLLTIPLPILAAQRYYCSRNEIDHCLCSNLGVTSLACDDITINRIYQLALAWVILGSDMGLVFTSYALIIHSVLRLNSAEATSKALSTCSSHLILIVFFYTAVIVLSITHLAGRKVPFIPVLFNVLHNVMPPAFNPMVYALRTQELRVGFQRVLGLVENVSRK; encoded by the exons ATGGATACCACCCTGAGTATAACCAATAGCTCAAGGTTGCAAGTGTCTGAGTTCATCCTGATGGGGCTCCCAGGCATTCATGAGTGGCAGCActggctctccctgcccctggctctGCTCTACATCTTAGCTCTTGGTGCCAACACCCTCATCTTGATCACCATCCAACACGAGCCTTCCCTGCACCAGCCCATGTATCAGTTCCTTGGCATCTTAGCTATCGTGGACATTGGCCTGGCTACCACCATCATGCCCAAGATCCTGGCCATTCTCTGGTTTGATGCCAAGATCATCAGCCTCCCTGAGTGCTTTGCTCAGATCTATGCCATCCACACTTTCATGGCCATGGAGTCAGGCATCTTCCTCTGCATGGCTGTGGATAGATATGTAGCTATTTGCTACCCCCTTCGGTACCCCTCCATAGTCAATGAGGCTTTTGTGATCAAAGCCACCCTGTCCATGGTGCTCAGAAATGGCCTGTTGACCATCCCACTGCCCATACTGGCTGCCCAGCGATACTACTGTTCCAGAAATGAAATTGACCACTGTCTGTGCTCTAATTTGGGGGTCACTAGTCTGGCCTGTGATGAC ATCACTATTAACAGAATTTACCAGTTGGCCTTGGCATGGGTTATACTTGGGAGTGACATGGGTCTGGTCTTTACTTCCTATGCTTTGATTATTCACTCAGTGCTGAGGCTGAACTCTGCTGAAGCAACATCGAAGGCCCTGAGTACCTGCAGCTCCCATCTCATCCTCATTGTCTTTTTCTACACAGCCGTTATTGTGCTGTCCATCACCCACCTGGCAGGAAGGAAGGTCCCCTTTATCCCTGTTCTCTTCAATGTGCTGCATAATGTTATGCCCCCAGCCTTTAACCCCATGGTATATGCCCTCCGGACCCAGGAGCTAAGAGTGGGCTTTCAGAGGGTGCTTGGTTTGGTTGAGAATGTGTCCAGGAAGTGA